A genomic window from Vigna radiata var. radiata cultivar VC1973A chromosome 2, Vradiata_ver6, whole genome shotgun sequence includes:
- the LOC106755929 gene encoding trans-resveratrol di-O-methyltransferase-like, which translates to METEGEEHASKLLRAQNHVWNHILKFINSVSLKCAIELSIPDIIHNYGQPMSLSQLIASLPLHPSKISFITRLMKILTHSGFFSEHHATPNQPEVMYLLTDASMLLLKDHPFSMKPVTQLIFNPVMMNPWFQFSTWFTNETPSPFHSENGMGFWDFAGREPNINNHFNEVMAMDSRLVSNVVIEKYKRLFEGIESLVDVGGGTGTMAKVIVESFPHVKCIVFDLPHVVAGLEETQNIKYVGGDMLEAIPHAGSIMLKWVLHDWKDKECVKILKNCKEAIASDGRVLIIDIVMENKKEDHELTEAQFFFDMYMMMLFAGKERYEKEWANLILSAGFSNYKITPTVGLVSIIEVYP; encoded by the exons ATGGAAACCGAGGGTGAAGAGCATGCTTCAAAATTGCTTCGAGCTCAAAATCATGTttggaatcatattttaaaattcataaattctGTGTCTCTTAAGTGTGCTATTGAGTTAAGCATACCAGATATCATACACAACTATGGCCAACCTATGTCACTCTCACAACTCATTGCTTCATTACCACTCCACCCATCAAAGATTTCCTTTATAACCCGCttgatgaaaattttgactCATTCTGGTTTCTTCTCTGAACACCATGCCACCCCAAATCAGCCTGAAGTTATGTATCTACTAACTGATGCATCTATGTTACTCCTAAAGGACCATCCCTTTAGTATGAAACCTGTGACGCAATTAATATTTAATCCAGTTATGATGAATCCATGGTTTCAATTCTCTACCTGGTTCACGAATGAAACCCCTTCACCGTTTCACAGTGAAAATGGTATGGGATTTTGGGATTTTGCTGGACGTGAGCCTAATATAAATAACCATTTCAATGAAGTCATGGCTATGGACAGTCGATTGGTTTCCAATGTGGTGATTGAGAAGTATAAGAGATTGTTCGAGGGAATAGAATCATTGGTTGATGTTGGAGGAGGAACAGGGACAATGGCTAAGGTCATTGTTGAGTCCTTCCCACATGTAAAGTGCATTGTATTTGATCTGCCACATGTTGTTGCAGGCTTGGAAGAAACTCAGAACATAAAATATGTCGGAGGAGACATGTTAGAAGCAATTCCTCATGCTGGTTCTATTATGTTGAAG TGGGTATTGCATGACTGGAAGGACAAGGAATGTGTGAAAATACTGAAAAATTGCAAGGAGGCAATAGCTAGCGACGGGAGGGTTCTTATCATAGACATTGTGATGGAGAATAAGAAGGAAGACCATGAATTGACTGAGGCGCAATTTTTCTTTGATATGTACATGATGATGTTGTTCGCTGGAAAAGAAAGATACGAGAAAGAGTGGGCCAACCTAATTCTCTCTGCTGGTTTTAGTAACTACAAGATTACTCCCACTGTGGGATTAGTGTCTATTATTGAGGTTTATCCATAG